The Streptomyces sp. P9-A4 genome contains a region encoding:
- a CDS encoding acetolactate synthase large subunit yields MLMTDQATGHHPQPRPRSAAQQPATTVEHVTGAQSLIRSLEEVGADTVFGIPGGAILPAYDPMMDSKRVRHILVRHEQGAGHAATGYAQATGKVGVCMATSGPGATNLVTPIADAHMDSVPLVAITGQVASKAIGTDAFQEADICGITMPITKHNFLVTKAEDIPRTIAEAFHIASTGRPGPVLVDIAKDALQAKTTFSWPPQTDLPGYRPVTKPHAKQIREAAKLISAAKRPVLYVGGGVIKAGATAELKILAELTGAPVTTTLMALGAFPDSHPLHVGMPGMHGAVTAVTALQKADLIVALGARFDDRVTGKLDSFAPYAKIVHADIDPAEIGKNRAADVPIVGDAREVIADLVQAVQAEHSEGNKGDYTAWWSDLNRWRETYPLGYDLPEDGSLSPQQVIQRIGQLAPADTIFAAGVGQHQMWAAHFIDYERPATWLNSGGAGTMGYAVPAAMGAKAGMPDRPVWAIDGDGCFQMTNQELTTCALNNIPIKVAIINNGALGMVRQWQTLFYNQRYSNTVLHSGPDDVQANKGTRVPDFVKLSEAMGCVALRCEDPADLDKVIAEANAINDRPVVVDFIVHEDAQVWPMVAAGTSNDEVMAARGVRPDFGDGEDD; encoded by the coding sequence ATGCTGATGACCGACCAGGCCACCGGGCACCATCCGCAGCCGCGGCCCCGTAGCGCCGCGCAGCAGCCCGCCACCACCGTCGAGCACGTCACGGGTGCGCAGTCCCTCATCCGTTCTCTCGAGGAGGTGGGTGCCGACACGGTCTTCGGCATCCCCGGCGGCGCGATCCTTCCCGCGTACGACCCGATGATGGACTCGAAGCGGGTGCGCCACATCCTGGTCCGCCACGAGCAGGGCGCGGGGCACGCGGCCACCGGCTACGCCCAGGCGACCGGCAAGGTCGGCGTCTGCATGGCGACCTCGGGACCGGGCGCCACCAACCTCGTCACCCCGATCGCCGACGCGCACATGGACTCCGTCCCGCTGGTCGCGATCACCGGCCAGGTCGCCTCGAAGGCGATCGGCACGGACGCCTTCCAGGAGGCGGACATCTGCGGCATCACGATGCCGATCACCAAGCACAACTTCCTCGTCACCAAGGCCGAGGACATCCCGCGGACGATCGCCGAGGCCTTCCACATCGCCTCGACCGGCCGCCCGGGTCCGGTCCTGGTCGACATCGCCAAGGACGCCCTCCAGGCGAAGACCACCTTCAGCTGGCCGCCGCAGACCGACCTGCCCGGCTACCGCCCGGTCACCAAGCCGCACGCCAAGCAGATCCGCGAGGCCGCCAAGCTGATCAGCGCGGCCAAGCGCCCGGTGCTGTACGTCGGCGGCGGTGTCATCAAGGCCGGCGCGACCGCCGAGCTGAAGATCCTCGCCGAGCTGACCGGAGCCCCGGTCACCACCACCCTGATGGCCCTCGGCGCCTTCCCCGACAGCCACCCGCTGCACGTGGGCATGCCCGGCATGCACGGTGCGGTCACCGCCGTCACCGCGCTCCAGAAGGCCGACCTGATCGTCGCCCTGGGCGCCCGCTTCGACGACCGCGTCACCGGCAAGCTCGACAGCTTCGCCCCGTACGCCAAGATCGTCCACGCGGACATCGACCCGGCCGAGATCGGCAAGAACCGCGCCGCCGACGTCCCGATCGTCGGTGACGCCCGCGAGGTCATCGCCGACCTGGTCCAGGCCGTCCAGGCCGAGCACAGCGAGGGCAACAAGGGCGACTACACCGCCTGGTGGAGCGACCTGAACCGCTGGCGCGAGACCTACCCGCTCGGCTACGACCTGCCGGAGGACGGCAGCCTCTCCCCGCAGCAGGTCATCCAGCGCATCGGACAGCTCGCCCCCGCGGACACGATCTTCGCGGCGGGCGTCGGCCAGCACCAGATGTGGGCCGCCCACTTCATCGACTACGAGCGCCCGGCCACCTGGCTGAACTCCGGCGGCGCCGGGACGATGGGTTACGCGGTCCCCGCCGCGATGGGCGCCAAGGCCGGCATGCCCGACCGCCCGGTCTGGGCGATCGACGGCGACGGCTGCTTCCAGATGACCAATCAGGAGCTCACCACCTGCGCCCTGAACAACATCCCGATCAAGGTCGCCATCATCAACAACGGCGCCCTGGGAATGGTCCGCCAGTGGCAGACCCTCTTCTACAACCAGCGCTACTCCAACACCGTCCTGCACTCCGGCCCGGACGACGTCCAGGCGAACAAGGGCACCCGCGTCCCCGACTTCGTCAAGCTCTCCGAGGCCATGGGCTGTGTCGCCCTGCGCTGTGAGGACCCGGCCGACCTGGACAAGGTCATCGCCGAGGCCAACGCCATCAACGACCGTCCGGTCGTGGTCGACTTCATCGTCCACGAGGACGCCCAGGTCTGGCCGATGGTCGCCGCCGGCACCTCGAACGACGAGGTGATGGCCGCCCGGGGCGTCCGCCCCGACTTCGGTGACGGCGAAGACGACTGA
- the ilvC gene encoding ketol-acid reductoisomerase, with protein sequence MAELFYDDDADLSIIQGRKVAVIGYGSQGHAHALSLRDSGVDVRVGLQEGSKSKAKAEEQGLRVVSVAEAAAEADLIMILTPDPIQAQVYEESIKDNLKEGDALFFGHGLNVRYGFIKVPEGIDVALVAPKGPGHLVRRQYEEGRGVPCIAAVEQDATGKAFALALSYAKGIGGTRAGVIKTTFTEETETDLFGEQAVLCGGTAALVKAGFETLTEAGYQPEIAYFECLHELKLIVDLMYEGGLEKMRWSVSETAEWGDYVTGPRIITDATKAEMKKVLAEIQDGTFAKEWMAEYHGGLKKYNEYKSQDENHLLETTGKELRKLMSWVNDEEA encoded by the coding sequence GTGGCCGAGCTGTTCTACGACGACGACGCCGACCTGTCCATCATCCAGGGCCGCAAGGTCGCGGTGATCGGATACGGCAGCCAGGGCCACGCCCACGCCCTGTCCCTCCGTGACTCCGGCGTCGACGTCCGCGTCGGCCTGCAGGAGGGCTCGAAGTCCAAGGCCAAGGCCGAGGAGCAGGGCCTGCGCGTCGTCTCCGTGGCGGAGGCCGCGGCCGAGGCCGACCTCATCATGATCCTGACCCCGGACCCGATCCAGGCCCAGGTCTACGAGGAGTCCATCAAGGACAACCTGAAGGAGGGCGACGCGCTCTTCTTCGGTCACGGCCTGAACGTCCGCTACGGCTTCATCAAGGTGCCCGAGGGCATCGACGTCGCCCTGGTCGCCCCGAAGGGCCCGGGCCACCTGGTCCGCCGTCAGTACGAGGAGGGCCGCGGCGTTCCGTGCATCGCGGCCGTCGAGCAGGACGCGACGGGCAAGGCCTTCGCGCTGGCGCTCTCGTACGCCAAGGGCATCGGCGGCACCCGCGCCGGCGTCATCAAGACGACCTTCACCGAGGAGACCGAGACCGACCTGTTCGGTGAGCAGGCCGTCCTCTGCGGTGGCACCGCGGCTCTGGTCAAGGCGGGCTTCGAGACCCTGACCGAGGCCGGCTACCAGCCGGAGATCGCGTACTTCGAGTGCCTGCACGAGCTGAAGCTCATCGTCGACCTCATGTACGAGGGCGGCCTGGAGAAGATGCGCTGGTCGGTCTCCGAGACCGCCGAGTGGGGCGACTACGTGACGGGCCCGCGGATCATCACCGACGCCACCAAGGCCGAGATGAAGAAGGTCCTCGCGGAGATCCAGGACGGCACCTTCGCCAAGGAGTGGATGGCCGAGTACCACGGCGGTCTGAAGAAGTACAACGAGTACAAGTCCCAGGACGAGAACCACCTCCTGGAGACCACCGGCAAGGAGCTGCGGAAGCTCATGAGCTGGGTGAACGACGAGGAGGCGTAA
- the ilvN gene encoding acetolactate synthase small subunit yields the protein MSTKHTLSVLVENTPGILARIAALFSRRGFNIDSLAVGVTEHPDISRITIVVSVEDLPLEQVTKQLNKLVNVLKIVELEPSAAIQRELVLVKVRADNETRSQIVEIVQLFRAKTVDVSPEAVTIEATGSSDKLEAMLKMLEQFGVKELVQSGTIAIGRGSRSITDRSLRALDRSA from the coding sequence ATGTCCACCAAGCACACGCTCTCCGTTCTCGTCGAGAACACGCCCGGCATCCTCGCCCGGATCGCCGCCCTGTTCTCCCGCCGCGGCTTCAACATCGACTCCCTCGCCGTCGGCGTCACCGAGCACCCCGACATCTCCCGCATCACCATCGTGGTCAGTGTCGAGGACCTGCCCCTGGAGCAGGTGACCAAGCAGCTCAACAAGCTGGTCAACGTCCTGAAGATCGTCGAACTCGAGCCCAGTGCCGCGATCCAGCGCGAGCTCGTCCTGGTGAAGGTCCGCGCCGACAACGAGACCCGCTCCCAGATCGTCGAGATCGTGCAGCTGTTCCGCGCCAAGACCGTGGACGTCTCGCCCGAGGCGGTCACCATCGAGGCCACCGGTTCGAGTGACAAGCTCGAAGCGATGCTCAAGATGCTGGAGCAGTTCGGCGTCAAGGAGCTCGTGCAGTCCGGCACGATCGCCATAGGGCGTGGCTCCCGGTCCATCACGGACCGGTCCCTGCGGGCCCTCGACCGCAGCGCCTGA